The genomic window TGTCGGGGCGGACCAGCTCGGGGAAGCGCGCCTCGATGGCGTCGTTGCGCCGCTTCAGGGCGTCGTAGTCGGCGTCGGAGATCTCCGGCGCGTCCATCTGGTGGTACAGCCGGTCGTGGTGCGCGATCTCGGCCGCCAGACGCGCCAGCTCGGCGGCGGCCTCCTCGACCGTCAACGCATCGACCGGGGCGGACGCTACGGCGACGGCGGTCATCGGCCCTGCTCCGCCAGCGCCCCGCTTTCGATCAGGCGCGCGGCGGCGGCCCGCGCCTCCTCGGTGATGGAGGCGCCGGACAGCATGCGCGCGATCTCCTCCTGGCGTTCGGACCGCGGCAGCTCCACCACCTCGGTGACGGCACGGCCGGCGGCCTCGCGCTTCTGGACGCGGAAATGATGGGTGCCGCGGGCGGCGACCTGCGGGCTGTGGGTGACCACCAGCACCTGCAGGGTGCGGCCCAACCGCGCCAGCCGTTCGCCCACCGCGTCGGCCACCGCCCCGCCGATGCCGGTGTCCACCTCGTCGAACACCAGGGTCGGGACCGGGCTGGTCCGGGCCATCACCACCTTGATCGCCAGTGTGAAGCGGGCCAGTTCGCCGCCCGAGGCGATCTTGTTCATGGGCCCGGCGGGGGCACCGGGGTTGGTGGACACCAGGAACTGCACGCGGTCGATGCCGTGCGGTCCCCAATCGGCCTCGGGCAAGGGGACCACCTCGGTCGTGAAGACGGCGCGGCCGAGCTTCAGCGGCGCCAGTTCGGTGGCCACGTCCTTGTCCAGCCCCGCCGCCGCCTTCCTGCGGGCCGCGGACAGGCCGGTGGCAAGCTCCAGGTACGCCGCGCGGGCCGCCGCGGCTTCCTTGGCCAGGCGCTGGACGGCATCGCCCTGCCCTTCGACCAGCGACAGGCGCCGGGCCAGATCGTCGCGCAGCGCCGGCAGGGCATCGACCGTGACGCCATGCTTGCGGGCCGCCGCCCGCAGGTCGAACAGCCGTTCCTCGATCCGGTCCAGCGATTGGCCGCCCTCGTCGAAGTCGCTGGACAGGCCCTGCACCGCCCGCTCGGCCTCGGCCACCTCGTCGGCGGCGCGGTCGAGTGCGGCCAGAATCGGCTCGATCCGGCCACCGGCCTTGTCGGCCACCCGGCCCAGCACCTTGGACGCGTTCAACAGCGCCCGCGCCGCGCCGCGGTCGCCGCCCAGTTCGGATGCGGACTGGGACAAGGCCTCCAGCAGCTTCTCGCGGTGCTGGAGGATGGCCCGCGTCTCGGACAGGCGCTCCTCCTCGCCCTCTTCCGGTGCGAGCTGGTCGAGTTCCTGCACCGCATGGCGCAGGTAATCCTGCTCGGCCTCCGCCCGGACGAGATCCTCGGCCGCGCGCGCGCGCGCGTCCTCGAGCTGCCGCCACGCCCGGTACGCGGCCGTCGTGCGCTCGGCATCGGGGACAAGGCCGGCGAAGGCGTCCAGAAGGCCGCGGTGGGTCCGCGGGTCGAGAAGGCCGTGGGTGTCGAACTGCCCGTGCACCTCGACCAGGGTTTCCCCCAGCCGGCGCAGCAGGCCCACGCCCACCGGCTGGTCGTTCACATAGCAGCGCGACCGTCCGTCCACCGACAGCACCCGGCGCAGCACCAGCGTCCCATCGGCTCCGGCGTCCACGTCCTGCTCGCGCAGCACGTCGAAGACCGGGTGGTCGGAGGGCAGCTGGAACTCGGCGGTGACGGAGGCCTGCTCGGCGCCGTGACGCACGAGCGCGCTGTCGCCCCGCCCGCCCATGGCGAGGCCGAGCGCGTCCAGCAGGATGGATTTGCCCGCCCCCGTCTCGCCGGTGAGAACACAGAGCCCCTGTGCGAAGGACAGGGTCAGCCGGTCGATGAGGACGATGTCGCGGACCGCGAGTGTGACGAGCATCCGCCGCGGTGCCTTAGAAGAACACGCTCCGCCACAGGCGGCCGAGCCACGAACCGTCGCCCGGGGGCGGGGCGGCGGCGCCTTCGGCCATCAGGCGGTAGCTGTCGGTGTACCATTCGCTGCCCGGGAAATTGTGTCCCAGCACCGCGGCGGTGATCCGGGCCTCCGGCTCCAGGCCCAGCGCCACGTACGACTCGATCAGCCGGTGCAGCGCCTCGGGCACCTGGTTGGTGGTCTGGTAGAACTCCACCACCCGGCGGAAGCGGTTGATGGCCGCGTGGTGCTGGCCGCGGCGCAGGTAGTACCGGCCGACCTCCATCTCCTTGCCCGCCAGATGGTCCAACGTCAGGTCGAGCTTGAGGGCGGCGTCGCGGGCGTATTCGGACGCGGGAAAGCGCTGGACCACCTCGGTCAGGGTCTGGCGGGCCTGTTCGGTGACGCGCTGGTCCCGGCGCGGGTCCTGGATCTGCTCGTAATAGCAGAGCGCGCGCAGATAATAGGCGTAGTCGATCCGCTCGTTGCCGGGGTTGAGCTGGATGAACCGCTCGAGCGCGTTGATCGCCTCGTCGTAGCGCTGCGCCTCGTACTGCGCATAGGCGGACATGAGCTGCGCCCGCACGGCCCAGGGGCTGTACGGGTGCTGGCGGTCCACCTCCTCGAAGGTCTGGGCGGCCCGGCGGTACTCGCCCTGCTGAAGCAGCGAGGAGGCTTCGTTGTAGATCTGCTCCACCGGCCGCTCGACATAGGCCTCCTCCTTGGTGGAGGAGCAAGCGGCAAGCACAAGGAGGAGGGCGGCGGCGGAACCGCGGAGGCTTCGGCGGATGATCATCGTCTGTCACGGCTCGTTGGGCGGCCACTCGGCCACCTTATTCGGCCCTTATAGCACGGCCGCGGCGGCATCATCCCCCGAATTGGGGCGTCGTCGGGGCGGGTGCAAAGGGCCTTGTCGTCGCGCCGCGCGGGCCTCACGCGGCCTCGATGAACCCGCCCGCCTGACGTGCCCATAGCCGGGCATAGGCACCGCCGCGCGCCACCAGTTTGGCATGGGTGCCCTCCTCCGCGATGCGGCCGTGCTCCAACACGACGATCCGGTCCATGCCGGTGATCGTGCTCAGGCGGTGGGCGATGGCGATCACGGTGCGGCCCTGGAACAGGCGCCACAGTGCTTCCTGGATCAGGTGCTCGCTTTCGCTGTCGAGCGCGGAGGTGGCCTCGTCCAGCACCAGGATGCGGCTGTCCTTCAGCAGCGCCCGGGCGATGGCGATGCGCTGGCGTTCGCCGCCGGACAGTTTGATGCCCTGCTCGCCCACCACGGTGTCGTAACCGGTCGGGCGGCGCCGGATGAACTCGTGGCAATGGGCGTTCTGGGCCGCCTGCATTACCTCGGCGTCCACGGCCCCCAGCCGGCCGTAGCGGATGTTGTCGCGGATCGGGCGGTGGAAGACGCCCGGCTGTTGCGGGACCTCCGAAATCGCCGCGTTGACCGAGTCCCACGTCGCGAGCGCAATGTCCTGCCCGTCGATCAGGATCCGCCCCGCCTGGGGGTCGTACTGGCGGCGCAGCAGCTTGACGAGCGTGCTTTTCCCGGCCCCCGACGCGCCGACCAGCGCGACCTTCTCGCCCGGCCGGATGTCGAGCGTGAAGTCGCGGAACAGCGGCAGCCCGTCCGGGTGGCTGAAGGCGATGTTCTCGAACCGGATGGCGCCGCGGGTCACGGCCAGCGGCTTGGCGCCGGGCGCGTCGGTGATCTCGTGCGGCTGGGTGACCAGCTCCAATGCCTCGGCCACGGTGCCGATCTGCTCGAAGAAGTCGAGCAGCCGGCTGGACAGGTTCCATACGGTCGTGGACACCTGGGCCGCCAGTGCGAAGACCAGGGCGAAGGCGCCCACGGTCATGGCGCCATCCAGCACGCGCTGGATGGCCAGCCACAGCAGGCCGGTCAGCAGGCCCAGCACGCTCGCACCCTGGAACAGCCGCATCAACACCAGGAACCAGCGCAGCCGGCGCGAGGCCACGCGTTCGGCATCGACGAAGCCGCCCAGGAATTCCCGCTCGAAAGCCACGCGGGCGAAGCCGCGGATCAGGTCGGCGTTGCCGATGGCATCCACCAGCCGGCCGCTCAGGGTCGACATCTGCGTCGACAGTGTGTGCGAAAGCCGGATGCACCGGCTCGCCAGCACGGCGGAGATGCCGATGTAACCAAGCGACCAGACACCCAGGACCATCGCCAATCCGGAGTCCGTGCCCCAAAGCAGGCCGAGACCGACCGCCAGCACCACCACGATGCGGACCGCATCGACGCAGACGATCTCGATCAGGTGGGTCATGGACTGGCCGGCCTGCTTGATCTTCTGGCCGAGCTTGCCCGCGAAGTTGTCCTGGAAGTAGCGGGGCGAGTGACCGAGCAGGTAGCCGAACAGCAGCTTCTGGGCGAGCGCACGGGCGGTCGGCGACGTGTAGATGTCCGTGATCTGGCAGGCGCGCCACATCAGCGAGCTGCCGAAATAAATGGCGGCGAGCGCCGTGAACGCCCCCACCACCGCGGCCCGGTCGCCCCGGCCCTCCGAAACCGCGGTCAGGCCGTCCACCACCCGCTTCAGCGCATAGCCCTCGAACGATTCGACCCCCTGGGCGAGCATCGCGAAGACGATCAGCAGCAGCAGCCGCCACCGGAGATGGGCGAACGCCATGAACTTCAGGAACGGCCATGGCCGTGTCGGCAACGATGCCACCGGCTCGACGTCGGCGGCGCGCATCTCGGGGTCGGGCTTCGACAGCACCGCGTGCCGCCAGGGTGCGGCTCGAAACATCACGGAGAGCATGGGCTGCCTCGCGGTGGGCGCGGACCGCGCCCGGGAATACCACCAGCGGGCCAGATTCCGCGGGACGGGTCAAGGGTGATAAATCCGGGGTCGGATGCATTTTCCAAAGATTGGGCGCCCCGATGGGTGCCGTTGGCCCTTCGCGCAGTTGATCGCACATAAAGATATCTTTATATCGGTATGCAGCGCATGCAGGCTGCGCAGCACACCTTTTGGGAGAGTCCGGTCATGACCCGTGAGGACCGCATCGCCGCCCTGAAACGCGCCGCGGCCGAGCGCATCCTGGTGCTGGACGGGGCCATGGGATCGCTGCTCCAGGGCTGCGGGCTGGAAGAGGCGGACTTCCGCGGCACGCGGTTCGCCGGCTGGCCCAAGGACCTGAAGGGCAACAACGACATCCTTTGCCTGACACGTCCGGACATCATCCGCGGGATCCACGACCAGTACCTGGACGCGGGCGCCGACATCATCGAAACCAACACCTTCAACGCCACGCGCATCTCCCAGGCCGACTACGGCATGGAAGACCACGCGCGGGAGATCAACATGGCCGGCGCCCGCCTTGCCCGGGAAGCGGCCGACGCCGCCATGGCCCGCGACGGCCGGGTGCGGTGGGTGGCCGGGGCCCTCGGGCCGACCAGCCGCACCGCGTCCATTTCGCCCGACGTGAACGACCCGGGCTACCGCGGCGTCACCTTCGACGAGTTGGAGGCCGCCTACCGCGAGGAAGCCGAGGGGCTGATCGAGGGCGGGGCCGATCTGCTGGTGGTCGAAACCATTTTCGACACCCTCAACGCCAAGGCCGCCATCTTCGCCATCGACACCCTGTTCGACGAAACGGGGATCCGCCTGCCGGTCATCATCTCGGGCACGATCACCGACCGTTCCGGCCGCACCCTGTCGGGGCAGACCACGGAAGCGTTCTGGAACTCGGTGCGCCACGCCCGGCCCTTCGCCATCGGCCTGAACTGCGCGCTGGGGGCCGATCTGATGAAGCCCTACATCCAGGAACTGTCCCGGGTCGCCGAAGCGCCGGTCTCGGCGTACCCCAACGCCGGCCTGCCCAACGAATTCGGTGCCTACGACGAAACGCCCGAGCAGACGGCCGCGCACCTGTCCGCCTGGGCGCGCGAAGGGCTGGTGAACATCGTCGGCGGCTGCTGCGGCACCACGCCCGACCACATCCGCGCCATCGCCGAAGGGGTGCGGGGCCTGGCGCCCCGCGCTCCGGCCGACCGCCCCGCCCGCATGCGCCTCGCCGGCCTCGAGCCGTTCGAGATCCCCGCATTCTGACGCCCGCCCGCGACGCAAGGTCCCGACCGATGAGTGAACCGATCCGCATCTTCGTCAATGTCGGCGAGCGCACGAACGTCACCGGATCCGCCAAGTTCCGCAAGCTGATCGTGGACGGCAACTACGAGGCCGCCCTGGAGGTCGCCCGTCAGCAGGTGGAAAGCGGCGCCCAGGTGATCGACGTCAACATGGACGAAGGCATGCTGGACAGCGAGGCCGCCATGGTCCGCTTCCTGCGCCTGATCGCGGCCGAGCCCGACATCTCCCGCGTGCCGATCATGATCGACAGTTCCAAGTGGAGCGTGATCGAGGCCGGGCTGAAGAACGTCCAGGGCAAGGCGATCGTCAACTCGATCTCCCTCAAGGAGGGCGAGGAGCCGTTCGTCCACCACGCCAAGCTGGTGCGCCGCTACGGCGCGGCCGTGGTCGTGATGGCCTTCGACGAGGTCGGCCAGGCCGACACCGCCGCCCGCAAGTTCGAGATCTGCCAGCGGTCCTACGACATCCTCGTGAACCGGGTCGGAATCCCGCCCGAGGACATCATCTTCGACCCCAACATCTTCGCGGTCGCCACCGGCATCGAGGAGCACAACAACTACGCCGTCGACTTCTTCGAGGCGACGCGGCGGATCAAGGCCGAGCTTCCGCACGCGCTGGTGTCGGGCGGCGTGTCGAACGTGTCCTTCTCGTTCCGGGGCAACAACCCGGTCCGCGCCGCCATGCACGCGGTCTTCCTGTACCACGGCATCCGCGCCGGCATGGACATGGGGATCGTGAACGCGGGCGAAATCCCGGTCTACGACGAGATCCCGGCCGAGCTGCGGGAGCGGGTGGAGGATGTCATCCTGAACCGCCGCCCCGACGCCACCGAGCGGCTGGTCGAAATCGCCGACAAGTACAAGCAGGGCGGCGGATCGGGCGGCGGCCGGACGGACGACACGGCCTGGCGCCAGGGCGACGTGCGCGCGCGCCTGTCCCATGCGCTGGTCCACGGCATCGACACCTTCATCGAGACCGACACGGAAGAGGCGCGCCAGACGGTCGAACGGCCGTTGCAGGTGATCGAAGGCCCGCTGATGGACGGCATGAACGTCGTCGGCGACCTGTTCGGCGCCGGAAAGATGTTCCTGCCGCAGGTGGTCAAGTCCGCCCGCGTCATGAAGAAGGCCGTGGCGTACCTTTTGCCCTACATCGAGGAGGAGAAGGCCCGGAACGCGGGCGCCGTCCGGCAGGCGGTCGGCAAGATCCTGATGGCGACGGTCAAGGGCGATGTCCACGACATCGGCAAGAACATCGTGGGCGTGGTCCTGCAGTGCAACAACTTCGAGGTGATCGACCTCGGCGTGATGGTGCCCTGCGCCAAGATCCTGGAGATCGCGCGCAAGGAGAAGGTGGATGCCATCGGCCTGTCCGGCCTGATCACCCCGTCGCTCGACGAGATGGTCTATGTGGCCAAGGAGATGGAGCGCGAAGGCTTCACCATTCCGCTCCTGATCGGCGGGGCCACGACGTCCAAGGTGCACACCGCCGTCAAGATCGCCCCCAACTACAGCGGCCCCGTCGTCTATGTGCAGGACGCCAGCCGCGCGGTCGGCGTGGTGCAGGCGCTGCTCAGTCCCGACCAGCGCGACGGCTATGCGGCGACGATCCGGGCCGAGTACCAGAAGATCCGCGACAACCACGCGGCGGCCCAGTTGACCAAGCGCCGTCTGCCATTGGCCGCCGCGCGCGCCAACAAGGCCAAGCTCGACTGGGCGGCATACAAGCCGGAACAGCCGGGTTTCCTGGGCACCCGGATCTTCGAGACCTACGATCTGGCCGAACTGACCACCCGCATCGACTGGAAGCCCTTCTTCGCGACCTGGGAACTCGCCGGCAACTTCCCGGCCATCCTCGACGACCCGGTGGTGGGCGAGGCGGCGCGCAGCCTCTACAACGATGCGCAGGCCATGCTCCAGCGCATGATCGGCGAAGGGTGGACCGTGCCCCGTGCGGTCGTGGGCTTCTGGCCCGCCAACACGGTGGACGAGGACGATATCGAGGTCTACGCCGACGAGCACCGCAACCGCGCCATCGCCCGGCTGCACACGCTGCGCCAGCAGATGTGGCGGGACACCGGGCGCGACCGGGCGAATTTCGCACTCGCCGACTTCATCGCCCCCAAGGGCAGCGGCGTGGCGGACTGGATCGGCGCCTTCGTGGTCACCGCCGGCTCCGGGATCGAGGAGAGGGCGGCCGAGTTCGAAGCCGCCCAGGACGACTACAGCAGCATCCTGGTCAAGGCGCTGGGCGACCGTCTGGCCGAAGCCTTCGCCGAGCGCATGCACGAGCGCGTGCGCAAGGAGTTGTGGGGTTATGCGGCGGGCGAGGATCTGACCAACGAGCAGTTGATCCGCGAGGAATACCGCGGCATCCGCCCAGCCCCCGGCTATCCGGCCTGCCCCGACCACACGGAAAAACGCACCCTGTTCGATCTCCTGCGGGCCGAGGCGAACGCCGGGGTGAACCTGACGGAGAGCTTCGCGATGACGCCGGCCTCCTCGGTGTCGGGCTGGTACTTCGCCCATCCCGAAGCGAAGTACTTCGGCGTCGGCAAGATCGAGCGGGATCAGGTCGAGGACTACGCCCGCCGCAAGGGCGTGCCGCTGGACCGCATGGAACGCTGGCTTGCGCCGATCCTGAACTACGACCCCGAGATGGCGAACCGCGCATCGGAAGCGGCAGCTTAGGCAAACGCAAGCGCGGCCCGGTCCATTGGACCGGGCCGCGCTCCGTCGGATCCCCTCCCCCCAACCTTGGCGGGCCTCACCGCGGCGGGAGAGGGCTTGTCCGCGGGTGCGCCCGAAACCCTCTCATCAGGCCGCCTGCGCGTCCGCCTTCTGCTTCAGGCCCAGCATCCGGCAGATGGCCACCGTCAGCTCGGCCCGGTTCAAGGTGTAGAAGTGGAAGTGGTCCACGCCTTCGGCCTGGAGGCGGCGGCACTGGTCCACCGCCACCTTGGCGGCAACCATCTGGCGGCACTCGGGGTCGTTGTCCAGGCCGTCGAACAGGTCGGCGAACCAGCCCGGGACCTGGCAATTGCACTTCTCGCCGAACTCGACCGCCTTGGCGAAGTTGGTGATCGGCAGGATGCCGGGGACGATCGGGATGTTGATGCCGGCCGCCGCCGCCCTGTCCCGGAAGCGCAGGAAGGCGTCGTCGTCGAAGAAGAACTGGCTGATGGCGCGGGTCGCCCCCGCGTCGCACTTGCGCTTCAGGTTGTCCAGGTCGACTTCGGGCGACGGAGCCTCGGGGTGGGTTTCGGGGAAGGCCGCAACCGAAATTTCGAAATCGGCGATCCGCTTCAATCCCGCCACCAGATCGACCGCATAGGCGTAGCCGCCCGGGTGCGGGACATAGCCGCGCCCGCCCAGGCCGCCGGTACCGTCCACGCCCGGCGGCGGATCGCCGCGCAGGGCGACGATGTGCCGGATGCCCGCGTCCCAGTAGGTCCGCGCAATGGCATCGATCTCCTCACGGGTGGCGGCCACGCAGGTCAGGTGGGCCGCCGCCGGGATGCCGGTCTCCGCCTGGATCCGGGTAACGGTGGCGTGGGTGCGCTCGCGGGTCGAGCCGCCGGCGCCATAGGTCACCGACACGAAGGCCGGGCCGATCGGCGCGAGCCTGCGGATCGATGCCCACAGGCTCTCCTCCATCTTCTCCGTCCGGGGCGGGAAGAATTCGAAGCTGACCGTCGGCAAACGCTGGGTGCTCATCGCGTCTCTCCAATGGCGGCGACGGGTTTGGCATCAAGGCCGCCATGCGCGGCGGCCCCGGTCTGTGCCACGGCCGGCCGGTCGGCCGGCCAGATGATGACGGTCAGGGGATCGCCCGGTAGGCGAACCGCCGGCCCCGGCTGCAGCCCCGCCTGGCGGAGCCAGCCGGCCACTTCCGGCTCGTCGAAGCCCAGACGGCGGTGCGCATGCTCCGTGCGCAGGCTTTCCAGGTCGTGCCGTCCGAAATCCACCAGCAGCAGCCGCCCCCCGGGGCGCAGGACGCGTGCCGCCTCCGCAACCGCATCGGCCGGAGTCTCGGCATAATGCAGCACCTGATGGATGAGGACGGCGTCGAAGGACTGGGAGGTGAAGGGAAGCTGGTACATGTCGGCCTGGCGCACCTGGCAGTGCCGCAGACCGGCCCGCTCCAGGTTCGCGCGGGCGACGGCCAGCATCTCGCGCGAGGTGTCGATGCCCACCGCACGGCCCACGCGGGAGCCGAACAGCTCCAGCATCCGCCCGGTCCCCGTCCCGATATCGAGAAGGTCGCCCGTTCCGGCCGGCAGCAGCGCTTCCAGCGCACGCTCGACCTCGGGCTCCGGCACGTGCAGCGACCGGATGCTGTGCCACCGCATCGCGTTCTCGCTGAAATACGCGGCGGCGGCTTCCGCCCGGGCGCGCTTGATCGCCTCCAGCCGCTCCAGGTCGAGCATGAGCGCCGGGTCGTCGCTTGGAATCATGTCGATCAGCGTGCGTGCAAGCTCGGCACTGGGCCCGTTTTCCGCCACCCGGAAGAAAGCCCAGGTCCCCTCGCGGAACCGGTGCAGGAGCCCCGCATCCAGAAGCAGCTTCAAATGGCGGGACACGCGCGGCTGGCTCTGCCCCAGGATCTGGGTCAGCTCGCTGACCGTCAGCTCCCCGTGCGCACACAGCGCCAGCAGCCGGAGCCGGGTCGGCTCCGCAGCGGCCTTCAGGGCAGCGAGCAGAAAATCCATTCGGCGTCCTCGCTCATCGACAGTGTCGGCACGGGGCCGCGCCAACACTGCCATCCATATATAAAGATATCTTTATGCGGCGTAAATAGCACACCGTGGGGGTATGGCGTGCGCACACGCGTAGGACGTTCGGCAAGACTGGTCAATGCACGCCCCATATGATACCCCGGTCCCTGCGGCGCAGGCCTGTTCGGGCCGCGACGTCGCTCCCCCGCGCCCCGGGTTCACGCTCGACCGGCCCGCGGCCCGGACGATACCAATCATCGAGCGCGTTGAAGGTTGGGACGGGATGGCCCTGAACATGACCGCCTTTGCACGATGCACGCGCGCCGTCCTGTTCGGCTGCGCCGCGCTCGCGCTGCTGTCCGGCTGCGCCAGCCAAGCCGAGAACCCGCAGGTCGCCGCCGCCCGTGCGGAAGCAAACGACCCGATCGAGCCCTTCAACCGCTGGGTCTTCAACATCAACGAAGGCTTCGACATCCTGCTGCTGCGCCCCACCGCGGTGGTCTACCGCGACCTGGTGCCGCCGCCGTTGCAGGACAACACCCGCAATTTCCTGCGCAACCTGCGCAGTCCGCTGATCTTCGCCAACCAGCTTTTGCAGGGCGATCTTGACGGGGCGCAGAACGCGGCCGCCCGTTTCCTGGTGAATTCGACCATCGGCTTCGGTGGCCTCGCCGATGTCGCCACCGCCACCGGCGTGCCGTACGAGGAAGAGGATTTCGGCCAGACGCTGGCGGTCTGGGGCGTTCCGGAGGGTGCCTACCTGGTCCTGCCGCTCTACGGCCCGTCGACCCTGCGCGATGCGGCGGGCTCTGGTGTGGAAACCATTGCCGACCCCTTGAACTGGTGGTTGCGCAACAACGATTTGAACTGGCTGGTCTACACCCGGATCGGGGTGTCCGCGGTCGATGCGCGGTCCCGCCTGATCGAGGTCGTGGACGATCTGCGCACCAACAGCATGGATTACTATGCCACCGTGCGCAGCCTCTACCGCCAGAACCGCGACAATCTAATTCGCGACGGCCAGGGAACCGGCGACGAGTTCCCGGAGTTCAACGATCCGGCAGCGAATACGCCGCCCGCGCCCGACAACCGTCCGCAGCGGCCCGCCACGCGATAGGACATGCTTACCCGCCGCACCCTTGTGACCGCAGCCTTGTCGCTGGCGATAGCCGGCGGCATGGCCGTCCCCGCTTCCGCCGCCCCGAACCCGGAGGCGGCCTCGAAGTTCATCAACACCCTCGCGGCTGACGCCCTGCGTTTAGTTGAAGAGGACCGGCTGAAGAGCCAAGCGAACGTCGGGAAGTTCCGCGACCTGTTCCGGGCGAACTTCGACGTCCCGTACATCTCCCGCTTTGTTCTGGGCCGCTTCTGGGGCACCGCGACGGCCGAACAGCAGCAGGAATACCAGCGCCTGTTCGAGGATTGGGTTGTTTCGATCTACGCCGAGCGGTTCAACCAGTATTCGGGCGAGACCTTGAAAGTGGTCGGCGCCCGGGCCGAGGGTGAACGCGATACGCTGGTGAACAGCCAGATCGTCCGGCCGAACGCCCAGGTCATCAACCTGGAATGGCGCGTACGCGAGGCCGGCAGCCAGTTGAAGATCATCGACGTGTCCGTCGAGAACGCCAGCATGAGCCGGACCCAGCGGCAGGATTTCGAGTCCATCATCCTGCGCAATGGCGGCCGGATCGAGCCGCTGCTGGACGAGTTGCGCCGCCGCATCCAGACGGCGGCGACCCCGCGCTGAGAAGCATCGGGGCCGCCAAGCCAAGATCGAACACCAAGGGCCGGTGCGGTGCACCGGCCCTTTCCGCATCCGCAGCCCCTTGGTGCTTGGGGGCGCAGGCCCGAATGAAAAAGGCCCCGCGGCGGCAACCGCGGGGCCCTTTCCGTCCGACGTCCGGGGCGCCGGTTCAGGCGCGGACGAGGGGCTTGTACTTGATGCGGTGGGGCTGTTCGGCCTCGGCCCCCAGGCGCCGCTTCCGGTCCGCCTCGTAGTCCTGGTAATTGCCCTCGAACCAGACGACCTGGCTGTCGCCCTCGAAGGCCAGGATGTGGGTGGCGATGCGGTCCAGGAACCAGCGGTCGTGGCTGATGATGACCGCGCAGCCCGGGAAGGTGCCCAACGCCTCCTCCAAGGCCCGCAGGGTATCCACGTCCAGGTCGTTGGTCGGTTCGTCCAGCAGGATGACGTTGGCGCCGGACTTCAGCATCTTGGCCAGGTGCACGCGGTTGCGTTCACCGCCCGACAGCTGGCCGACCTTCTTCTGCTGGTCCCCGCCCTTGAAGCCGAAGGCGGCGACATAGGCACGGCTGGGCATGTTCTTCTTGCCCAGTTCGATGACGTCCAACCCGTCGGAGATTTCCTCCCAGACGGTGGCGTTGGGCTTCAGGGCCTCGCGGCTCTGGTCCACATAGCCGAGCACCACGGTGTCGCCGACGCGCAAGGCGCCGCCATCCGGCTGGTCCTGCCCCGTGATCATGCGGAACAGGGTGGTCTTGCCGGCACCGTTGGGACCGATGACGCCCACGATGCCGCCGGGCGGCAGACGGAAGTCCAGGTTCTCGATCAGCAGGCGGTCGCCGAAGCCCTTCTTCAGGTTCTCGGCCTCGATCACCAGTTGGCCCAGGCGCGGCGGCGTGGGGATGACGATCTGGGCCTGATCGGGGGTCTGGTCCTTGCTCTGGGCCAGCAGCGCCTCGTAGGCCTGGATGCGGGCCTTGGACTTGGCCTGGCGGGCGCGCGGGGTGGCGCGAATCCACTCCAACTCCTCGGCCAGGGCCTTCTGGCGGCTGGTCTCGGCC from Azospirillaceae bacterium includes these protein-coding regions:
- the ettA gene encoding energy-dependent translational throttle protein EttA encodes the protein MASYQYVYVMKGLTKVYPGGKKVLDNVWISFFPGAKIGIIGPNGAGKSTLMKIMAGMDKDWNGEAWAAEGAKVGYLPQEPQLDPNLNVQENVMQAMAATKALVDRFNEVSNRLGEVEDPDEMTALIDEQAELQEKIDAADAWDLDRTVEIAMDALRCPPGDADVSKLSGGEKRRVALCRLLLEKPDLLLLDEPTNHLDAESVAWLERHLQEYAGTVVLVTHDRYFLDNVTGWILELDRGRGIPYEGNYSAWLDQKQKRLAQEEKAETSRQKALAEELEWIRATPRARQAKSKARIQAYEALLAQSKDQTPDQAQIVIPTPPRLGQLVIEAENLKKGFGDRLLIENLDFRLPPGGIVGVIGPNGAGKTTLFRMITGQDQPDGGALRVGDTVVLGYVDQSREALKPNATVWEEISDGLDVIELGKKNMPSRAYVAAFGFKGGDQQKKVGQLSGGERNRVHLAKMLKSGANVILLDEPTNDLDVDTLRALEEALGTFPGCAVIISHDRWFLDRIATHILAFEGDSQVVWFEGNYQDYEADRKRRLGAEAEQPHRIKYKPLVRA